A single genomic interval of Zingiber officinale cultivar Zhangliang chromosome 4A, Zo_v1.1, whole genome shotgun sequence harbors:
- the LOC121972577 gene encoding E3 ubiquitin-protein ligase EL5-like has product MSATDEQAMGDDGVGGPASTNPPAVRISSEILVAAIIFLFMVVVFVFFLYLYAKRYLRYDRSGAGSRFVFTASDLRPASTRRGLDPAALVSLPATIYRSADFKDGGGLECAVCLSELADGEEVRVLPNCGHGFHLQCIDMWFHSHTTCPLCRCAAVAGEPSSLRTESLNPPRPEATPTAFPTNVLIRGGQDRADERALVIEIPRNAVDRLGPQTSPLPLSRAAPEDLRSPVSATFRSLRRLWSQGRKAGAGPSSISPREVDVEQGPAEERPTPPPKSPAPKP; this is encoded by the coding sequence ATGTCAGCAACGGATGAACAGGCGATGGGCGACGATGGCGTCGGCGGCCCTGCCTCCACCAACCCCCCTGCCGTCAGGATCAGCAGCGAGATCTTGGTGGCCGCCATCATCTTCCTCTTCATGGTCGTCGTCTTCGTCTTCTTCCTTTACCTCTACGCCAAGCGATATCTCCGCTACGACCGCTCTGGCGCCGGGTCCCGCTTCGTCTTCACCGCCTCCGACCTCCGCCCCGCCTCCACGCGCCGCGGACTCGACCCCGCCGCCCTCGTTTCCCTCCCCGCCACCATCTACCGCTCCGCCGATTTCAAGGACGGCGGCGGGCTCGAGTGCGCGGTCTGCCTCTCCGAGCTCGCTGATGGAGAGGAAGTTCGGGTGCTCCCCAATTGCGGCCACGGCTTCCACCTCCAGTGCATCGACATGTGGTTCCACTCCCACACCACCTGCCCGCTCTGCCGCTGCGCCGCCGTTGCCGGCGAACCATCCTCCCTGAGAACAGAGTCGCTCAATCCGCCTCGGCCGGAGGCCACTCCGACGGCGTTTCCCACCAATGTGCTAATTCGGGGCGGGCAAGACAGGGCTGACGAAAGGGCTCTGGTGATCGAGATCCCGAGGAATGCCGTCGACCGCCTCGGACCTCAAACCTCTCCGTTACCGTTGAGCAGAGCGGCGCCGGAGGATCTGAGGTCGCCGGTGTCAGCAACGTTCCGATCCCTGCGAAGACTCTGGAGCCAGGGGAGGAAAGCCGGCGCCGGCCCATCTTCCATCAGCCCGAGGGAGGTCGACGTCGAGCAGGGGCCGGCGGAAGAAAGGCCTACGCCGCCGCCCAAGTCCCCTGCTCCGAAGCCATAA
- the LOC121970447 gene encoding conserved oligomeric Golgi complex subunit 3-like — protein MAATASATANALPKSGAVSKGYNFASTWEQNAPLTEQQKAAILALSNAVAERPFPPNLSQEQVPAKGSDSVASPNVLTLEDSGAIDVVLVNTHQFYKWFSDLESAMKSETEEKYRLYVNTLVDRVQICDGILQQVDETLNLFNELQLLHQTVATKTKTLHDACDRLLIEKQRLIEFADALRSKLKYFDELENVSSSFYSPNMSINSREFLPLLKRLDECISFVESNPQYAESGVYLVKFQQLQSRALGMIRSHVLSVLKGASSQVQAAIRDSGSSRTTVSEGVEASIIYVRFKAAASEMKPILAEIESRTRKEYTQILKECHKLYCEQRLSLVKGIVQQRISEFSKKEKLPSLTRSGCAYLMQVCQLEHQLFEHFFASSSADVSSLSPLINPLSTYLYDTLRPKLIHEANLDSLCELVDILKVEVLGEQLSRRGESLAGLRPTLERILADIHERLTFCARTYIREEIANYRPSSDELDYPAKLEQSAGATSSASVDDNSDVFKTCYQPLEKTVSCLSKLYHCLEPIVFTGLAQEAVEFCSISIQNASKLVTKRSSTMDGQLFLIKHLLILREQIAPFDIEFSVTHKELDFSHLLEHLRRILRGQSSLFDWSMSSSLARTFSPRVLESQIDAKKELEKSLKATCEEFIMATTKLVVDPMLSFVAKVTAVRVAISSGNQGQKLDPVLAKPLKSQAFAAPDKVSELVQKVATAIQKDLPQVMTKMKLYLQNPSTRMILFKPIKTNIVEAHLQLQTLIKSEYLAEEIESLGMVAIQDLQAQLDSLL, from the exons ATGGCGGCCACGGCGTCGGCGACCGCTAACGCTCTTCCGAAATCCGGGGCCGTATCCAAGGGCTACAACTTCGCTTCCACTTGGGAGCAG AATGCTCCCTTGACGGAGCAGCAGAAAGCCGCGATCTTGGCGCTGTCCAATGCAGTCGCGGAGAGGCCCTTCCCTCCTAATTTG TCTCAGGAGCAGGTTCCAGCAAAGGGTAGTGATTCAGTAGCTTCTCCTAATGTTTTAACATTGGAGGATTCTGGGGCGATAGATGTCGTCTTAGTCAATACTCATCAG TTCTACAAATGGTTTTCAGATCTTGAATCAGCTATGAAGTCAGAG acAGAGGAAAAGTATCGTCTCTATGTTAATACACTGGTGGACCGTGTTCAGATATGTGATGGAATTCTTCAGCAG GTGGATGAGACCCTTAATTTGTTCAATGAACTTCAGTTGCTTCACCAGACTGTTGCCACAAAGACAAAAACTTTGCATGATGCATGTGATCGTCTT TTGATAGAAAAACAAAGATTGATTGAGTTTGCAGATGCACTTCGAAGTAAGCTCAAGTACTTTGATGAATTGGAGAAT GTTTCTTCCAGTTTCTATTCTCCAAATATGAGTATCAATAGCAGAGAGTTTCTTCCTTTACTAAAACGCCTTGATGAATGCATTTC ATTTGTTGAGAGCAATCCTCAGTATGCGGAATCTGGTGTTTACTTGGTCAAATTTCAACAACTTCAG TCAAGAGCATTAGGCATGATTCGGTCTCATGTGCTTTCTGTTCTAAAAGGTGCTTCTTCCCAG GTTCAAGCTGCTATACGTGATAGTGGTTCAAGTAGAACAACTGTTTCAGAGGGTGTTGAGGCATCAATTATTTATGTTCGCTTCAAAGCAGCAGCTAGTGAG ATGAAACCCATCCTAGCTGAAATTGAGAGTCGAACTAGGAAAGAGTACACCCAAATTCTTAAAGAATGCCACAAACTATACTGTGAGCAGAGGCTTTCCTTG GTGAAAGGTATTGTGCAACAACGAATCTCAGAGTTCTCAAAGAAAGAAAAGTTGCCATCCTTAACTAGGTCTGGATGTGCATATTTAATGCAG GTTTGTCAGCTTGAGCACCAACTCTTTGAACATTTCTTTGCATCATCTTCGGCTGATGTCTCGAGTTTGTCTCCTTTAATAAATCCTTT GTCCACATATCTGTATGATACACTGAGACCTAAACTGATACATGAAGCAAATCTTGATTCACTTTGTGAACTTGTTGATATTCTGAAAGTTGAAGTTCTAGGAGAGCAGCTCAGTAGACGTGGTGAGTCACTTGCAGGATTACGCCCAACATTGGAAAGGATACTAGCAGATATTCATGAAAGACTGACATTTTGTGCTAGAACATATATACGTGAAGAG ATTGCTAATTACCGTCCTTCTTCCGATGAACTTGATTACCCTGCAAAACTAGAGCAATCTGCTGGTGCAACTTCAAGTGCTAGT gttGACGATAACTCAGATGTTTTCAAGACTTGCTATCAGCCACTGGAAAAAACAGTGTCATGCCTCTCAAAGTTATACCATTGCTTGGAGCCCATTGTATTTACTGGTCTAGCTCAG GAAGCTGTGGAGTTTTGTTCCATATCTATTCAG AATGCTAGCAAATTGGTAACAAAGAGGTCATCCACAATGGATGGACAACTTTTTCTTATCAAGCACCTCCTTATCTTGAGGGAACAG ATAGCACCATTTGACATTGAGTTTTCTGTAACTCACAAGGAGCTGGATTTTTCTCATTTATTG GAGCATCTGAGGAGAATTCTCAGAGGTCAGTCCTCACTATTTGATTGGTCGATGTCATCTTCCTTAGCTAGAACCTTCTCACCTCGGGTTCTTGAGAGTCAGATAGATGCAAAGAAG GAACTCGAGAAAAGCCTTAAAGCCACTTGTGAAGAATTTATAATGGCTACTACAAAGTTAGTGGTAGATCCCATGCTGTCATTTGTTGCAAAG GTTACTGCAGTCAGAGTTGCAATATCCTCAGGAAATCAAGGGCAGAAGTTGGATCCTGTTCTAGCAAAACCACTTAAGAGTCAAGCATTTGCTGCTCCTGACAAAGTTTCTGAGTTAGTTCAGAAG GTTGCGACTGCTATTCAGAAAGACTTGCCTCAAGTAATGACAAAAATGAAGCTATATCTGCAAAACCCATCAACTAGAATGATTTTATTTAAACCCATCAA GACAAATATAGTTGAAGCTCATTTGCAGCTGCAGACGCTGATAAAATCTGAATATCTGGCCGAAGAAATTGAAAGTCTCGGGATGGTCGCAATACAAGATCTTCAAGCTCAACTTGACAGTCTTCTTTAA